In Streptantibioticus cattleyicolor NRRL 8057 = DSM 46488, a genomic segment contains:
- a CDS encoding cob(I)yrinic acid a,c-diamide adenosyltransferase, whose product MVNLTRIYTRTGDDGTTALGDMSRTPKTDPRIAAYADANEANAAIGVAIALGELPEAIVKVLVRVQNDLFDVGADLATPVVEDPKFPPLRVEQGYIDKLEADCDAFLAGLEKLRSFILPGGTPGAALLHQACTVVRRAERSTWAALGSHGETMNPLTAKYLNRLSDLLFILARSANQERGDVLWVPGENR is encoded by the coding sequence ATGGTCAACCTGACGCGCATCTACACCCGCACCGGGGACGACGGCACCACCGCCCTCGGCGACATGAGCCGCACCCCCAAGACCGACCCGCGGATCGCGGCGTACGCGGACGCCAACGAGGCCAACGCCGCGATCGGGGTGGCCATCGCCCTCGGCGAGCTGCCCGAGGCGATCGTCAAGGTCCTGGTCCGCGTCCAGAACGACCTGTTCGACGTGGGCGCCGACCTGGCGACCCCGGTGGTGGAGGACCCGAAGTTCCCGCCGCTGCGGGTGGAGCAGGGGTACATCGACAAGCTGGAGGCCGACTGCGACGCCTTCCTGGCCGGTCTGGAGAAGCTGCGCAGCTTCATCCTGCCCGGCGGCACCCCCGGCGCCGCCCTGCTCCACCAGGCGTGCACCGTGGTGCGCCGGGCCGAGCGCTCCACCTGGGCGGCGCTGGGCAGCCACGGCGAGACGATGAACCCGCTCACCGCCAAGTACCTCAACCGCCTCTCCGACCTGCTGTTCATCCTGGCCCGGTCGGCCAACCAGGAGCGCGGCGACGTGTTGTGGGTGCCCGGGGAGAACCGCTGA
- a CDS encoding F0F1 ATP synthase subunit B: MTALVQLAADSGENPLVPPPVELIVGLIAFFIVFAFLAKKLLPNINKVLDERREAIEGGIEKAEAAQAEAQATLEQYRAQLAEARHEAARLRQEAQEQGAALIAEMRAEGQRQREEIIAAGHAQIEADRKQAAEALRQDVGRLATDLAAKLVGESLEDHARQSRVIDRFLADLDGKAAQAEAAR; this comes from the coding sequence GTGACTGCCCTGGTCCAGCTGGCAGCGGACAGCGGCGAGAACCCGCTCGTCCCGCCGCCGGTAGAGCTCATCGTCGGCCTGATCGCCTTCTTCATCGTCTTCGCGTTCCTCGCCAAGAAGCTCCTCCCGAACATCAACAAGGTTCTGGACGAGCGCCGCGAGGCCATCGAGGGCGGCATCGAGAAGGCCGAGGCCGCCCAGGCCGAGGCGCAGGCGACCCTGGAGCAGTACCGCGCGCAGCTCGCCGAGGCCCGGCACGAGGCCGCCCGGCTGCGTCAGGAGGCGCAGGAGCAGGGCGCTGCCCTCATCGCGGAGATGCGTGCCGAGGGGCAGCGTCAGCGCGAGGAGATCATCGCCGCCGGCCACGCGCAGATCGAGGCCGACCGCAAGCAGGCCGCCGAGGCGCTCCGGCAGGACGTCGGCCGGCTCGCCACCGACCTGGCCGCCAAGCTCGTCGGCGAGTCCCTGGAGGACCACGCCCGGCAGAGCCGTGTCATCGACCGGTTCCTGGCGGACCTCGACGGCAAGGCCGCGCAGGCCGAGGCGGCCCGATGA
- the atpD gene encoding F0F1 ATP synthase subunit beta produces MTTTVEPTAAAGQATGRVAQVIGPVVDVEFPVDAMPEIYNALHVEVADPANAGQKRTLTLEVAQHLGEGRVRAISMQPTDGLVRQAEVTNTGAGITVPVGDVTKGRVFNTLGEILNEPEAASEVTERWAIHRKAPAFDQLESKTEMFETGLKVVDLLTPYVKGGKIGLFGGAGVGKTVLIQEMIMRVAKLHSGVSVFAGVGERTREGNDLIQEMEESGVLDKTALVFGQMDEPPGTRLRVALAGLTMAEYFRDVQKQDVLFFIDNIFRFTQAGSEVSTLLGRMPSAVGYQPNLADEMGQLQERITSTRGHSITSMQAIYVPADDLTDPAPATTFAHLDATTVLSRPISEKGIYPAVDPLDSTSRILDPRYIAQDHYDCAMRVKSILQKYKDLQDIIAILGMDELSEEDKLTVQRARRIERFLSQNTHAAKQFTGVDGSDVPLDESIAAFNAIADGEFDHFPEQAFFMCGGLDDLKANAKKLGVS; encoded by the coding sequence ATGACCACCACTGTTGAGCCGACCGCCGCGGCCGGCCAGGCCACCGGCCGGGTCGCGCAGGTTATCGGCCCGGTCGTCGACGTGGAGTTCCCCGTCGACGCGATGCCGGAGATCTACAACGCGCTGCACGTCGAGGTCGCCGACCCGGCCAACGCCGGGCAGAAGCGCACCCTGACCCTGGAGGTCGCCCAGCACCTCGGCGAGGGCCGGGTCCGGGCCATCTCCATGCAGCCCACCGACGGTCTGGTCCGCCAGGCCGAGGTGACCAACACCGGCGCCGGCATCACCGTGCCGGTGGGCGATGTCACCAAGGGCCGGGTGTTCAACACCCTCGGTGAGATCCTCAACGAGCCGGAGGCGGCCTCCGAGGTCACCGAGCGCTGGGCGATCCACCGCAAGGCCCCGGCCTTCGACCAGCTCGAGTCGAAGACCGAGATGTTCGAGACCGGCCTGAAGGTCGTCGACCTGCTGACCCCGTACGTCAAGGGCGGCAAGATCGGTCTGTTCGGCGGCGCGGGCGTCGGCAAGACCGTCCTCATCCAGGAAATGATCATGCGAGTGGCCAAGCTCCACTCGGGTGTGTCGGTCTTCGCGGGCGTCGGTGAGCGCACCCGTGAGGGCAACGACCTGATCCAGGAGATGGAGGAGTCCGGCGTCCTCGACAAGACCGCGCTGGTCTTCGGTCAGATGGACGAGCCCCCGGGCACCCGGCTTCGGGTCGCGCTGGCCGGTCTGACCATGGCGGAGTACTTCCGCGATGTGCAGAAGCAGGACGTGCTGTTCTTCATCGACAACATCTTCCGCTTCACCCAGGCCGGTTCCGAGGTCTCCACCCTGCTGGGCCGGATGCCCTCCGCGGTGGGTTACCAGCCGAACCTGGCGGACGAGATGGGTCAGCTCCAGGAGCGCATCACCTCCACCCGTGGTCACTCGATCACCTCGATGCAGGCGATCTACGTCCCGGCGGACGACCTGACCGACCCGGCCCCGGCGACCACCTTCGCCCACCTGGACGCCACCACGGTGCTCTCCCGGCCGATCTCGGAGAAGGGCATCTACCCGGCGGTGGACCCGCTGGACTCCACCTCCCGGATCCTGGACCCGCGCTACATCGCGCAGGACCACTACGACTGCGCCATGCGCGTCAAGAGCATCCTGCAGAAGTACAAGGACCTCCAGGACATCATCGCCATCCTCGGTATGGACGAGCTGAGCGAGGAGGACAAGCTCACCGTCCAGCGCGCCCGCCGCATCGAGCGCTTCCTGTCGCAGAACACCCACGCGGCGAAGCAGTTCACCGGTGTGGACGGCTCGGACGTCCCGCTGGACGAGTCGATCGCCGCGTTCAACGCGATCGCCGACGGTGAGTTCGACCACTTCCCGGAGCAGGCGTTCTTCATGTGCGGTGGCCTGGACGACCTCAAGGCCAACGCCAAGAAGCTCGGCGTTTCCTGA
- a CDS encoding F0F1 ATP synthase subunit gamma yields MGAQLRVYKRRIKSVSATKKITRAMEMIAAARVVKAQRAVAASTPYATELTRAVAAVAKGSNDRHPLTTEAERPTRAAVLLVTSDRGLAGGYSANVIKKAEELTARLVAEGKEVLPYVVGRKGVAYYNFRGRDVAQSWTGFTESPTYADAKAIADPLIETVIKATEEGGVDELHIVYTEFQSMMTQVPVEARLLPLSLKEATDSVEKSDKLLPLFEFEPSAEGVLDALLPRYVESRVYNALLQAAASKHAATRRAMKSATDNAEELIKSLTRLANAARQADITQEISEIVGGAAALADATAGSD; encoded by the coding sequence ATGGGCGCCCAACTCCGGGTTTACAAGCGCCGCATCAAGTCCGTCTCCGCGACCAAGAAGATCACCCGGGCGATGGAGATGATCGCCGCCGCGCGCGTCGTCAAGGCGCAGCGCGCGGTGGCGGCCTCGACGCCGTACGCCACCGAGCTGACCCGCGCGGTGGCCGCGGTGGCCAAGGGGTCCAACGACCGGCACCCGCTGACCACCGAGGCCGAACGGCCGACCCGGGCCGCGGTGCTGCTGGTCACCAGCGACCGCGGGCTCGCCGGCGGCTACTCGGCCAACGTGATCAAGAAGGCCGAGGAGCTCACCGCGCGGCTCGTCGCCGAGGGCAAGGAAGTCCTGCCGTACGTCGTCGGCCGCAAGGGCGTGGCGTACTACAACTTCCGCGGCCGTGACGTGGCCCAGTCGTGGACCGGCTTCACCGAGAGCCCGACGTACGCCGACGCCAAGGCGATCGCCGACCCGCTGATCGAGACCGTCATCAAGGCGACCGAGGAAGGCGGCGTGGACGAACTGCACATCGTCTACACCGAGTTCCAGTCGATGATGACCCAGGTCCCGGTCGAGGCCCGGCTGCTGCCGCTCAGCCTGAAGGAGGCCACCGACTCGGTCGAGAAGAGCGACAAGCTGCTGCCGCTCTTCGAGTTCGAGCCGTCGGCCGAGGGCGTGCTGGACGCGCTGCTGCCGCGGTACGTCGAGAGCCGGGTCTACAACGCCCTGCTCCAGGCCGCCGCCTCCAAGCACGCGGCCACCCGCCGGGCGATGAAGTCGGCGACCGACAACGCCGAGGAGCTCATCAAGTCGCTGACGCGGCTTGCCAACGCGGCCCGCCAGGCCGACATCACCCAGGAAATCAGCGAGATCGTCGGCGGCGCTGCCGCTCTGGCCGACGCGACCGCGGGGAGTGACTGA
- a CDS encoding F0F1 ATP synthase subunit epsilon, whose amino-acid sequence MLAELHVELVAADRKVWSGEATIVVARTASGDVGIMPGHTPLLSVLESGPVTIRTTDGGTVVAAVHGGFISFSEDKLSLLAEVCELADEIDVERAERALERAKSDADAAAERRADVRLRAATGTR is encoded by the coding sequence ATCTTGGCCGAGCTGCACGTCGAGCTGGTCGCCGCCGACCGCAAGGTCTGGTCCGGCGAAGCCACGATCGTCGTCGCGCGCACGGCGTCGGGCGACGTAGGCATCATGCCGGGCCACACTCCGCTCCTCAGCGTGCTGGAGTCCGGCCCGGTGACCATCCGCACGACCGACGGCGGCACCGTCGTCGCGGCCGTGCACGGCGGCTTCATCTCGTTCTCCGAGGACAAGCTCTCCCTCCTGGCGGAGGTCTGCGAGCTCGCCGACGAGATCGACGTGGAGCGTGCCGAGCGCGCGCTGGAGCGTGCGAAGTCCGACGCGGACGCCGCTGCCGAGCGGCGCGCCGACGTCCGGCTGCGGGCCGCCACCGGCACGCGCTGA
- a CDS encoding DUF2550 domain-containing protein, giving the protein MVLALQVLGTAVALVVVALFVFGLRRRLIQRPGGTFDCSLRSAPEAAEPPTGKGWVYGVARYSGDRIEWFRVFSYAPRPRQVLERSAIEVIRRRMPQGEEELALLSDAVVLSCAHRGDRLELAMSEDALTGFLAWLEAAPPGQRVNVA; this is encoded by the coding sequence ATGGTCCTCGCTTTGCAGGTGCTCGGGACGGCCGTGGCCCTCGTGGTCGTGGCCCTTTTCGTCTTCGGGCTGCGCCGCCGGCTGATCCAGCGTCCCGGCGGCACCTTCGACTGTTCGCTGCGCTCGGCCCCCGAGGCCGCCGAACCCCCGACCGGCAAGGGCTGGGTCTACGGGGTGGCCCGTTACAGCGGTGACCGCATCGAGTGGTTCCGCGTCTTCTCCTACGCCCCCCGCCCCCGCCAGGTGCTGGAACGCTCCGCCATCGAGGTGATCCGGCGCCGGATGCCGCAGGGCGAGGAGGAGCTGGCGCTGCTGTCCGACGCGGTGGTGCTCAGCTGCGCCCACCGTGGCGACCGGCTGGAGCTGGCGATGAGCGAGGACGCGCTCACCGGCTTCCTCGCCTGGCTGGAAGCGGCGCCCCCCGGCCAGCGGGTCAATGTCGCTTGA
- the atpA gene encoding F0F1 ATP synthase subunit alpha: MAELTIRPEEIRDALENFVQSYKPDAASREEVGTVSVAGDGIAKVEGLPSAMANELLKFEDGTLGLALNLEEREIGAVVLGEFSGIEEGQSVRRTGEVLSVPVGEGYLGRVVDPLGNPIDGKGEIETEGRRALELQAPTVMQRKSVHEPMQTGLKAVDSMTPIGRGQRQLIIGDRQTGKTALAIDTIINQRDNWRSGDPAKQVRCIYVAIGQKGSTIAGVRGALEEAGAMEYTTIVAAPASDPAGFKFLAPYTGSAIGQHWMYQGKHVLIVFDDLSKQADAYRAVSLLLRRPPGREAYPGDVFYLHSRLLERCAKLSDDMGAGSMTGLPIVETKANDVSAFIPTNVISITDGQCFLESDLFNAGQRPAVNVGISVSRVGGSAQHKAMRQVSGRLRVDLAQYRELEAFAAFGSDLDAASKAQLARGQRMVELLKQGQYAPFPVEEQVVSIWAGTNGKMDEVPVEDIRRFERELLDYLRRERKSLLTGILEGGKMSDDTIQALDEAVETFKKQFETSDGKLLGEG, from the coding sequence ATGGCGGAGCTCACGATCCGGCCGGAGGAGATCCGGGACGCACTGGAGAACTTCGTCCAGTCGTACAAGCCGGACGCGGCCTCGCGCGAGGAGGTCGGTACGGTCAGCGTTGCCGGCGACGGCATCGCGAAGGTCGAGGGGCTGCCCTCGGCCATGGCGAACGAGCTGCTGAAGTTCGAGGACGGGACGCTGGGTCTCGCCCTCAACCTCGAGGAGCGGGAGATCGGCGCCGTCGTCCTCGGTGAGTTCAGCGGCATCGAGGAAGGTCAGTCGGTCCGTCGCACCGGCGAGGTGCTGTCGGTGCCGGTCGGTGAGGGCTACCTCGGCCGCGTCGTCGACCCGCTGGGCAACCCGATCGACGGCAAGGGCGAGATCGAGACCGAGGGCCGCCGCGCCCTGGAGCTCCAGGCGCCCACGGTCATGCAGCGCAAGTCGGTCCACGAGCCGATGCAGACCGGCCTGAAGGCCGTCGACTCGATGACCCCGATCGGCCGCGGCCAGCGCCAGCTGATCATCGGCGACCGGCAGACCGGCAAGACCGCCCTGGCGATCGACACGATCATCAACCAGCGCGACAACTGGCGCTCCGGCGACCCGGCCAAGCAGGTGCGCTGCATCTACGTGGCCATCGGCCAGAAGGGCTCCACCATCGCGGGCGTCCGCGGTGCGCTGGAGGAGGCCGGCGCGATGGAGTACACCACCATCGTCGCCGCCCCGGCGTCCGACCCGGCCGGCTTCAAGTTCCTCGCGCCGTACACCGGTTCCGCCATCGGCCAGCACTGGATGTACCAGGGCAAGCACGTCCTGATCGTCTTCGACGACCTGTCCAAGCAGGCCGACGCCTACCGCGCGGTGTCGCTGCTGCTGCGCCGCCCGCCGGGCCGTGAGGCGTACCCGGGTGACGTCTTCTACCTGCACTCGCGTCTGCTGGAGCGCTGCGCCAAGCTCTCCGACGACATGGGCGCCGGCTCCATGACCGGTCTGCCGATCGTGGAGACCAAGGCCAACGACGTCTCGGCGTTCATCCCGACCAACGTCATCTCCATCACCGACGGCCAGTGCTTCCTGGAGTCCGACCTGTTCAACGCGGGCCAGCGCCCGGCGGTGAACGTCGGTATCTCGGTCTCCCGCGTCGGCGGCTCGGCCCAGCACAAGGCGATGCGCCAGGTCTCCGGCCGGCTCCGCGTCGACCTGGCCCAGTACCGCGAGCTGGAGGCGTTCGCCGCCTTCGGTTCCGACCTGGACGCCGCCTCCAAGGCGCAGCTCGCCCGTGGTCAGCGCATGGTCGAACTGCTCAAGCAGGGCCAGTACGCGCCGTTCCCGGTCGAGGAGCAGGTCGTCTCCATCTGGGCCGGCACCAACGGCAAGATGGACGAGGTCCCCGTCGAGGACATCCGCCGCTTCGAGCGTGAGCTCCTGGACTACCTGCGCCGCGAGCGCAAGTCCCTGCTCACCGGCATCCTGGAGGGCGGGAAGATGTCCGACGACACCATCCAGGCCCTCGACGAGGCCGTCGAGACCTTCAAGAAGCAGTTCGAGACGTCCGACGGCAAGCTGCTGGGTGAGGGCTGA
- a CDS encoding response regulator has translation MIRVLVAEDQSAVRAGLVMILRAAPGIEVAGEAADGEQAVRLARELRPDVVLLDIRMPRLDGVAATGRITSEGLADVLVLTTFDLDEYVFGALRAGAAGFLLKDTDAAALVEAVRLVARGEGMLAPAVTRRLISAYAGAHTATEAQSARVARLTPREKEVMACVGAGLSNAGIAARLGMAEATTKTHVSRILAKVEVRGRVQLAVLAKELGMRAE, from the coding sequence GTGATCCGGGTGCTGGTGGCCGAGGACCAGTCGGCGGTACGGGCCGGGCTGGTGATGATCCTGCGGGCGGCGCCCGGCATCGAGGTGGCCGGTGAGGCGGCCGACGGCGAGCAGGCCGTCCGCCTCGCCCGCGAACTCCGTCCCGACGTGGTGCTCCTCGACATCCGGATGCCACGGCTGGACGGGGTGGCCGCCACCGGCCGCATCACCTCCGAGGGCCTGGCCGACGTGCTGGTGCTGACCACGTTCGACCTGGACGAGTACGTCTTCGGCGCGCTGCGGGCGGGTGCGGCGGGGTTCCTGCTCAAGGACACCGACGCCGCCGCGCTGGTGGAGGCGGTACGGCTGGTCGCGCGCGGCGAGGGCATGCTGGCCCCGGCCGTCACCCGCCGCCTGATCAGCGCCTACGCCGGGGCCCACACCGCCACCGAGGCGCAGTCCGCGCGCGTCGCACGCCTCACGCCCCGGGAGAAGGAGGTCATGGCGTGCGTCGGGGCCGGCCTGTCCAACGCCGGGATCGCCGCCCGGCTCGGCATGGCGGAGGCCACCACCAAGACCCACGTCAGCCGCATCCTCGCCAAGGTCGAGGTACGCGGCAGGGTTCAACTGGCCGTGCTGGCCAAGGAGTTGGGGATGCGAGCGGAATGA
- a CDS encoding 3-hydroxyacyl-CoA dehydrogenase family protein, with protein MAKKLAVIGAGLMGSGIAQVSAQAGYEVVLRDVTDEALARGRAGIEASYGKFVAKGKLAAADAEAALGRITTTTDLDAAADADVVVEAVFEKIEVKREIFAALDKLVRDDAILVSNTSAIPITKIAAATARPERVVGTHFFSPVPMMQLCELVRGHKTSDATLAAAREFAESVGKTCIVVNRDVAGFVTTRLISALVVEAVKLYESGVATAEDIDTACKLGFGHAMGPLATTDLTGVDILLHATGNIYTESQDEKFAPPELMRRMVDAGDIGRKSGQGFYRY; from the coding sequence GTGGCGAAGAAGCTCGCCGTGATCGGGGCCGGCCTGATGGGCTCCGGTATCGCGCAGGTGTCGGCCCAGGCAGGTTACGAGGTGGTGCTGCGGGACGTCACCGACGAGGCGCTCGCCCGCGGCCGGGCCGGGATCGAGGCGTCGTACGGGAAGTTCGTCGCCAAGGGCAAGCTCGCCGCCGCCGACGCCGAGGCGGCGCTGGGGCGCATCACCACCACCACCGACCTGGACGCTGCGGCCGACGCCGACGTCGTGGTGGAGGCGGTCTTCGAGAAGATCGAGGTCAAGCGGGAGATCTTCGCCGCGCTGGACAAGCTGGTGCGCGACGACGCGATCCTGGTCTCCAACACCTCCGCCATCCCGATCACCAAGATCGCCGCGGCCACGGCGCGCCCGGAGCGCGTGGTGGGCACCCACTTCTTCTCCCCGGTGCCGATGATGCAGCTGTGCGAGCTGGTGCGCGGCCACAAGACCAGCGACGCCACGCTCGCCGCCGCCCGGGAGTTCGCCGAGTCGGTCGGCAAGACCTGCATCGTCGTCAACCGCGACGTGGCCGGCTTCGTCACCACCCGGCTGATCTCCGCCCTGGTGGTCGAGGCGGTCAAGCTCTACGAGTCCGGGGTGGCCACCGCCGAGGACATCGACACCGCCTGCAAGCTCGGCTTCGGCCACGCCATGGGCCCGCTGGCCACCACCGACCTGACCGGCGTGGACATCCTGCTGCACGCCACCGGCAACATCTACACCGAGTCGCAGGACGAGAAGTTCGCCCCGCCGGAGCTGATGCGCCGCATGGTCGACGCCGGTGACATCGGCCGCAAGAGCGGTCAGGGCTTCTACCGCTACTGA
- a CDS encoding STAS domain-containing protein — MHIRGDHALLTVGGRLDVRSAADARTALHTAVDSGRGDLVLDLTELDSWDATGLGVIMGAHRRAGRVNRRLVLRGVPPQMVRLLIATRLHRILTIEPGLAADSAPHS, encoded by the coding sequence ATGCACATCAGGGGCGACCACGCCCTGCTCACCGTCGGGGGCCGCCTCGACGTGCGGAGCGCGGCGGACGCCCGTACGGCACTGCACACCGCGGTCGACTCGGGCCGCGGCGACCTGGTGCTCGACCTGACCGAGCTCGACTCGTGGGACGCCACGGGTCTCGGTGTGATCATGGGGGCCCACCGCCGGGCCGGCCGGGTCAACCGGCGGCTCGTCCTGCGCGGCGTCCCGCCGCAGATGGTGCGGCTGCTGATCGCCACCCGGCTGCACCGCATCCTCACCATCGAACCCGGGCTCGCCGCCGACTCCGCCCCGCACTCCTGA
- a CDS encoding F0F1 ATP synthase subunit delta encodes MTGASRGALAAARERLDALTDNTAVDAAGLAEDLAAVTALLDREIPLRRTLTDPAQPGEAKAGLVQRLLAGQVGGETVELVSGMVRSRWSVARDLVDAVEELASLADLIAAERSGALDDVEDELFRTARIIAGSTELRAALSDRAASGEAKGELVRRLLGGKADPVTVRLVARLVTHPRGRSLEAGLDALSKLAAARRGRMVAVVRTAVPLSDEQKQRLGGVLAKLYGRQVHLNLDVDPEVLGGISVRVGDEVIDGTVASRLSEASRRLAG; translated from the coding sequence ATGACCGGCGCGAGCCGCGGGGCGCTGGCCGCCGCGCGGGAGCGGCTGGACGCGCTGACCGACAACACCGCCGTCGACGCGGCCGGCCTCGCCGAGGACCTGGCCGCCGTCACGGCGCTGTTGGACCGCGAGATCCCGCTGCGCCGGACGCTGACCGACCCGGCGCAGCCGGGCGAGGCCAAGGCCGGGCTCGTCCAGCGGCTGCTGGCCGGGCAGGTCGGCGGCGAGACGGTCGAGCTGGTCTCCGGCATGGTCCGCTCGCGGTGGTCCGTGGCGCGCGACCTGGTCGACGCGGTGGAGGAACTGGCCTCCCTGGCCGACCTGATCGCGGCCGAGCGCTCCGGCGCGCTGGACGACGTGGAGGACGAGCTGTTCCGCACCGCGCGGATCATCGCCGGCTCCACCGAGCTGCGCGCCGCGCTGTCCGACCGGGCGGCGAGCGGCGAGGCCAAGGGCGAGCTGGTCCGGCGGCTGCTGGGCGGCAAGGCCGACCCGGTGACCGTTCGGCTGGTTGCGCGTCTTGTGACCCACCCGCGGGGCCGTAGCCTGGAAGCGGGGCTCGACGCCCTCTCCAAGCTGGCGGCGGCCCGCCGTGGCCGGATGGTCGCGGTGGTCCGTACCGCCGTGCCCCTGTCCGACGAGCAGAAGCAGCGTCTCGGCGGCGTCCTGGCCAAGCTGTACGGCCGCCAGGTGCACCTGAACCTGGACGTGGACCCCGAGGTCCTCGGCGGGATCAGCGTGCGGGTCGGCGACGAGGTCATCGACGGCACCGTCGCCAGCCGCCTGTCCGAGGCGAGCCGGCGGCTGGCCGGCTGA
- a CDS encoding sensor histidine kinase, giving the protein MPVRPPPRPHRGDVLLAVVGLVAGVLLWALRGQVHLGGPVLRPAWLALLPLAVTAGCEALRRSAPAVALAVGTGAFAADCVIGSVLVTVLMFTDLGYAAVLYGSPRTARVVPAGAVLASVAVTVAVAAAGHAPDALPAGIGAALVTVVPAWTGLVVRQHRDTAAAERLRAERTALLAEQTALLAELDRRDAVAAERARMARELHETVAGHLSAAAIHSTGALAVGGAEGPALEALRVIRENSVAGLAEMRRLIALLRDPDAPAEEAAAPALDALDTVLDRAARTGSGDGLTFTLDDRRGPCPLPAPVELAAYRIVQEGVTNALKHAAPGPVRVVLRRLPHALAVTVTSRYAERPGPRAPGSGAGLVGLRERVALLSGRFRAGARGDRWRVSAVLPVAAGAEGDQGWA; this is encoded by the coding sequence ATGCCCGTCCGCCCGCCGCCGCGCCCGCACCGTGGGGACGTGCTGCTGGCGGTGGTGGGGCTCGTCGCCGGGGTGCTGCTGTGGGCGCTGCGCGGGCAGGTCCACCTCGGCGGCCCGGTGCTGCGTCCGGCGTGGCTGGCGCTGCTGCCGCTGGCGGTGACGGCCGGCTGCGAGGCGCTGCGCCGGTCCGCCCCGGCGGTGGCGCTGGCCGTGGGCACCGGTGCCTTCGCCGCCGACTGCGTGATCGGTTCGGTGCTGGTCACGGTGTTGATGTTCACCGACCTGGGGTACGCGGCGGTGCTGTACGGCTCGCCCCGCACGGCCCGGGTCGTGCCGGCCGGCGCGGTGCTGGCCTCGGTGGCGGTCACGGTCGCGGTGGCCGCGGCCGGGCACGCCCCGGACGCGCTGCCCGCCGGGATCGGGGCGGCGCTGGTCACCGTGGTGCCGGCCTGGACCGGCCTGGTGGTACGGCAGCACCGGGACACCGCGGCGGCGGAACGGCTGCGGGCGGAACGGACGGCGCTGCTGGCCGAGCAGACCGCGCTCCTGGCGGAGTTGGACCGGCGGGACGCGGTGGCCGCCGAACGCGCCCGGATGGCCCGTGAGCTGCACGAGACGGTGGCCGGCCATCTGTCGGCGGCGGCCATCCACTCCACCGGCGCACTCGCCGTCGGCGGCGCCGAGGGCCCGGCGCTGGAGGCGCTGCGGGTGATCCGGGAGAACAGCGTGGCGGGGCTGGCGGAGATGCGGCGGCTGATCGCGCTGCTGCGTGATCCGGACGCCCCGGCCGAGGAGGCCGCCGCCCCCGCGCTCGACGCGCTGGACACGGTGCTCGACCGGGCCGCCCGGACCGGCTCCGGGGACGGACTGACGTTCACCCTGGACGACCGGCGGGGCCCGTGCCCGCTGCCCGCCCCGGTGGAACTGGCCGCCTACCGCATCGTCCAGGAGGGCGTGACCAACGCCCTCAAGCACGCCGCCCCGGGGCCGGTGCGGGTGGTGCTGCGCCGGCTGCCGCACGCCCTCGCGGTCACCGTGACCAGCCGGTACGCGGAGCGTCCCGGGCCACGGGCGCCCGGTTCCGGGGCAGGTCTGGTGGGGCTGCGGGAGCGGGTGGCGCTGTTGTCGGGGCGGTTCCGCGCCGGGGCGCGCGGCGACCGGTGGCGGGTGAGCGCGGTCCTTCCGGTGGCCGCCGGGGCGGAAGGGGACCAGGGGTGGGCGTGA